Proteins co-encoded in one Metabacillus sp. KUDC1714 genomic window:
- the galT gene encoding UDP-glucose--hexose-1-phosphate uridylyltransferase: MSINIYLEIERLLQFGRKKQLISEWDVDLTRNKLLEVLQLNDFKAVTVEDEELSSPVPILENILDWAALNERLLENTVTYRDLLDTKLMGCLVQSQGEIIRNFQTNVDQYGPEKATESFYQFSQDVHYIRTDRIAKNEKWLAETEYGDLQMTINLSKPEKDPVAIAAARNLQKSEYPTCLLCKENVGYAGRLDHPARQNHRIIPVTLNDEQWFFQYSPYVYYNEHAIVFSGEHKPMKVSRESFTKLLDFVEQYPHYFLGSNADLPIVGGSILSHDHFQGGHHTFPMEVAEVEYSFKLDKYSSIELGIVKWPMSVLRLQGANQQDLISAADDILQEWKNYSDESVEILAFSGETPHNTITPIARRRGNLFELDLVLRNNRTNDEHPFGIYHPHQEVHHIKKENIGLIEVMGLAVLPGRLLDELKKLANVLGEGKELSIILEDADLNKHYDWATRLKKKYPNLDQTNSYQLLLEEVGQVFATILEHAGVFKRDKSGQQGFLRFIEELQKKLK; encoded by the coding sequence ATGTCTATCAATATATATCTAGAAATCGAACGACTGCTGCAATTCGGACGTAAAAAGCAACTCATTTCAGAGTGGGACGTGGATTTAACTCGTAACAAGCTTCTAGAAGTTTTACAATTAAATGATTTTAAAGCGGTTACTGTAGAAGACGAGGAGCTTTCCTCACCGGTTCCTATCTTAGAGAATATTCTGGATTGGGCTGCCCTGAACGAACGTTTACTCGAAAACACTGTAACCTACCGTGATTTACTCGATACTAAGCTAATGGGATGTCTCGTTCAATCACAAGGAGAAATCATTCGAAACTTTCAAACGAATGTTGACCAATATGGGCCAGAAAAAGCAACAGAGTCCTTTTACCAGTTTTCGCAAGATGTTCATTATATACGAACAGATCGGATTGCTAAAAATGAAAAATGGCTTGCTGAAACTGAATATGGTGACCTACAGATGACAATTAACTTGTCTAAACCTGAGAAGGACCCTGTTGCCATTGCAGCAGCTCGTAACTTACAAAAAAGTGAGTATCCAACATGTCTGCTTTGTAAGGAGAATGTTGGCTATGCTGGGCGCCTGGATCACCCAGCAAGACAGAATCATCGTATTATTCCGGTGACGTTAAATGATGAACAGTGGTTCTTTCAGTATTCTCCGTATGTGTATTACAATGAACATGCGATTGTTTTTTCAGGTGAGCATAAACCGATGAAGGTCTCAAGGGAATCGTTTACGAAACTACTTGATTTCGTTGAGCAGTATCCTCACTATTTTCTGGGTTCTAATGCTGATTTACCAATTGTAGGTGGCTCAATTTTAAGTCACGATCACTTCCAGGGTGGGCATCATACTTTCCCAATGGAAGTTGCAGAGGTTGAATACTCCTTCAAGCTAGACAAGTATTCAAGCATAGAGTTAGGAATTGTAAAATGGCCAATGTCTGTGTTGAGACTGCAAGGAGCGAATCAGCAGGATCTGATCAGTGCAGCCGATGACATTTTGCAGGAATGGAAGAATTATAGTGATGAATCAGTTGAGATTCTAGCCTTTTCTGGGGAAACTCCGCATAATACAATTACTCCGATTGCAAGAAGAAGAGGAAATCTTTTTGAACTTGATTTAGTGCTACGTAATAACCGAACAAATGATGAACATCCATTTGGGATTTATCATCCACATCAAGAGGTTCATCATATTAAAAAAGAGAACATTGGTCTTATTGAGGTAATGGGCTTAGCTGTATTACCGGGCAGACTACTAGATGAACTAAAAAAATTAGCCAATGTCCTTGGTGAAGGTAAGGAATTGTCTATTATTTTAGAAGATGCTGACTTAAACAAACACTATGATTGGGCAACACGTTTGAAGAAGAAATACCCAAATTTGGATCAAACGAATAGCTATCAACTTTTACTAGAAGAAGTAGGCCAAGTGTTTGCGACAATTTTGGAGCATGCCGGTGTATTTAAACGTGATAAATCAGGCCAACAAGGTTTTCTGCGTTTTATTGAAGAGCTTCAGAAAAAATTAAAGTAA
- the galE gene encoding UDP-glucose 4-epimerase GalE — protein sequence MAVLVCGGAGYIGSHTVSELLDRNEDVIVVDNLQKGHKPAVLEGAKLYSGDLRDEVFLKNVFKENEIEAVIHFAADSLVGESVEKPLQYYDNNVYGTMCLLKVMTEFDVKKIVFSSTAATYGEAENIPILETDPTVPTNPYGETKLAVEKMLKWSQQAYGLNYVVLRYFNVAGAHMEGKLGEDHQPETHLIPIILQVALGDREKIMIFGDDYNTADGTCIRDYIHVTDLADAHILAIEKLRKDNKSATYNLGNGNGFSVKEVIETARKVTGHPIPAEVAPRRAGDPAILIASSEKAINELGWKPKYADLQTMIESAWNWFQKHPSGYEK from the coding sequence ATGGCAGTATTAGTATGTGGTGGAGCAGGTTATATCGGAAGTCACACAGTATCAGAGCTTTTAGATCGTAATGAAGATGTCATCGTTGTTGATAATCTACAAAAAGGTCATAAACCAGCTGTTTTAGAAGGTGCAAAGCTTTATTCAGGGGATCTACGTGATGAGGTTTTCCTGAAAAATGTTTTTAAAGAAAATGAGATTGAGGCAGTCATTCACTTTGCAGCAGATTCACTTGTTGGTGAAAGTGTTGAGAAGCCACTTCAATACTATGATAACAATGTATATGGAACAATGTGTCTTTTAAAGGTCATGACAGAATTCGATGTTAAGAAAATCGTCTTTTCTTCAACAGCAGCAACATATGGAGAGGCAGAAAATATTCCAATTTTAGAAACAGACCCAACAGTTCCAACAAATCCATATGGAGAAACAAAGCTTGCCGTAGAAAAAATGCTGAAATGGAGTCAGCAAGCATATGGATTGAATTATGTTGTCCTTCGTTACTTTAATGTTGCAGGTGCACATATGGAAGGAAAGCTTGGAGAAGATCATCAGCCTGAAACACATTTAATTCCGATCATTTTGCAAGTAGCACTAGGGGATCGCGAAAAAATCATGATTTTCGGTGACGATTATAACACAGCTGACGGTACTTGTATTCGTGATTATATTCACGTAACAGACTTGGCTGATGCGCACATCTTAGCAATCGAAAAGCTTCGTAAAGATAACAAAAGTGCTACCTATAACCTAGGGAATGGAAATGGCTTTTCTGTTAAAGAAGTCATTGAGACAGCTAGAAAGGTAACAGGTCATCCAATTCCAGCTGAAGTAGCACCTCGTCGTGCAGGCGACCCAGCAATCTTAATCGCTTCATCTGAAAAAGCAATCAATGAGCTGGGCTGGAAACCGAAATATGCTGATCTTCAGACGATGATAGAGAGTGCTTGGAATTGGTTCCAAAAGCATCCTAGCGGTTACGAGAAATAA
- a CDS encoding galactokinase translates to MRQQMMEQFTKLFNTENDIRTFFAPGRVNLIGEHTDYNGGHVFPCALTFGTYALVALRNDQKIQMYSMNFPDVGIISFSIDEGITFKKEHDWANYPKGVIKEFVDKDVNLGQGFDVLFYGNIPNGAGLSSSASIELATAVILQGIYETNFATVELVKMSQHAENEFIGVSCGIMDQFAIGMGKENNAILLNCQSLEYQYSPILLKDASLVIANTNKRRTLADSKYNERRSECERALEDLQKELPIQSLGDLTPEQFESNRHLIQNEIDQKRAKHAVYENARTIQAVEKLQEGDISSFGKLMCDSHTSLRDDYEVTGFELDTLVEAAMNQAGVIGSRMTGAGFGGCTVSIVENDKIEAFIEEVGKSYNEKTGLTAEFYVASVGDGAKELK, encoded by the coding sequence ATGCGACAACAAATGATGGAACAATTTACAAAGCTATTTAACACAGAAAATGATATTCGAACTTTTTTTGCACCTGGTCGAGTGAATTTAATTGGCGAGCATACTGATTATAATGGTGGTCATGTTTTTCCTTGTGCACTAACATTTGGAACTTACGCTTTGGTAGCATTACGAAATGATCAAAAGATCCAAATGTATTCAATGAATTTCCCTGATGTTGGCATCATTTCTTTCTCAATTGATGAGGGGATAACCTTTAAGAAAGAGCATGATTGGGCAAATTATCCAAAGGGTGTTATAAAAGAATTTGTCGATAAAGATGTAAACTTAGGTCAGGGCTTTGATGTATTATTCTATGGCAATATTCCAAATGGAGCAGGTTTATCCTCTTCTGCCTCAATTGAACTTGCTACAGCTGTTATCCTACAAGGTATCTATGAAACAAACTTCGCAACTGTTGAACTTGTAAAGATGAGTCAGCATGCTGAAAATGAATTTATCGGGGTAAGCTGTGGAATTATGGATCAATTTGCGATTGGGATGGGCAAGGAAAACAATGCGATATTATTGAATTGTCAAAGCTTAGAGTATCAATATAGTCCGATCCTGCTTAAGGATGCATCGCTTGTTATAGCAAATACAAATAAACGTAGAACACTAGCGGATTCGAAATATAATGAACGACGTTCTGAATGTGAGCGTGCCCTAGAAGATTTACAAAAAGAGCTTCCAATACAATCTTTAGGAGATTTAACGCCAGAGCAATTTGAGAGCAATCGCCATTTGATTCAAAATGAGATTGATCAGAAGCGAGCCAAGCATGCTGTTTATGAAAATGCTCGTACCATTCAAGCTGTAGAGAAGCTCCAAGAAGGGGACATATCAAGCTTTGGGAAGCTAATGTGTGATTCCCATACTTCATTAAGAGATGATTATGAAGTAACAGGCTTTGAATTGGATACATTGGTTGAAGCTGCGATGAATCAGGCTGGTGTCATTGGTTCGCGTATGACTGGAGCAGGCTTTGGTGGTTGTACAGTATCAATTGTCGAAAATGATAAAATAGAAGCGTTTATTGAAGAAGTAGGAAAAAGCTACAATGAAAAAACAGGTTTAACAGCTGAATTTTATGTAGCGAGTGTAGGCGACGGCGCAAAAGAGTTAAAATGA
- a CDS encoding AraC family transcriptional regulator, translating to MDKKTGAIAFRFTDQQVNHVAQIWSVGWDEQQSSLYNWSGTERKDQEKYIFQYTLSGHGEINIDGKIHQVKAGHAFIVSSPSNYHYYLPKDSEKWEFIYLTLYGNEAKRCWSFVKNSGNQFVRFHPESTPIKLVKKIYDDAKEKKITNAYEGSSIAYNFIMELYVYLSNSDKLMEDWSEGVISAALFARNYYQDEIGAEEMADASQLSKYHFTRTFKKETGITPIQYLTNIRLQKSIELLQHTKYTVDEIAQLVGYKNANYLNKVTRKLMGKSPGEIRQGK from the coding sequence ATGGATAAGAAAACTGGAGCCATCGCTTTTCGGTTTACGGATCAACAAGTCAATCACGTAGCCCAAATATGGTCAGTAGGTTGGGACGAGCAACAATCTTCGCTTTATAATTGGAGTGGTACTGAGAGAAAGGACCAAGAAAAATATATCTTTCAATACACTTTATCAGGACATGGGGAAATCAATATTGATGGTAAGATCCACCAAGTAAAAGCAGGACATGCATTTATTGTTAGTAGTCCAAGTAATTATCATTATTATTTACCTAAGGATTCGGAGAAATGGGAATTTATCTATTTAACTCTTTATGGAAATGAAGCAAAACGCTGCTGGAGTTTTGTAAAAAACTCTGGAAATCAATTTGTTCGTTTTCATCCTGAATCTACACCGATTAAGCTAGTTAAAAAAATCTATGATGATGCAAAAGAAAAGAAAATCACCAATGCATACGAAGGTTCAAGCATAGCCTATAATTTCATTATGGAGCTATATGTCTATCTTTCAAATAGTGATAAGCTAATGGAAGATTGGTCAGAAGGTGTCATTAGTGCTGCATTATTTGCAAGAAATTACTATCAAGATGAAATTGGAGCAGAGGAAATGGCCGATGCTTCACAATTATCGAAATATCACTTTACACGGACGTTCAAAAAAGAAACAGGCATAACACCTATTCAATATTTAACCAATATTCGCCTGCAAAAATCGATCGAGCTTCTGCAACATACGAAATACACGGTTGACGAAATTGCTCAATTAGTCGGCTACAAAAATGCAAATTATTTAAACAAAGTAACGCGCAAGCTTATGGGTAAATCACCTGGAGAGATTAGGCAGGGGAAATAA
- a CDS encoding NAD(P)/FAD-dependent oxidoreductase produces MAKNTYECIIVGAGIAGLQAAIQLGRYMHNVLVIDSQNGRSNLCRGYHNILGWPDGVSGQTLRELGQKQAKSLEIEFMNDLVIEAEKHDKEILLRTKQGTEYKTKTLLISTGIKDQIPTIKDIEPCLGISIYVCPDCDGYEVRDKHVLLLGSGSTGANLALTLTYWTNQITFINHDSKELEQDMKNKLMQHNITIINEQIAAVIAENESSFKGVKLKNGQTVSGDRGFIGFGGNHVHSELAKQLGVELLENKHVLVDPRTKETNITNVWAAGDVVAHSEQVTIAMADGCQAAIWIHKRLLKGT; encoded by the coding sequence ATGGCGAAAAATACGTATGAATGCATCATTGTTGGGGCAGGTATTGCTGGATTGCAGGCTGCCATTCAGCTTGGAAGGTATATGCATAATGTTCTTGTAATTGATAGTCAAAATGGAAGGTCTAATCTTTGCAGAGGGTATCATAATATCCTTGGCTGGCCCGATGGAGTAAGTGGACAGACACTTAGAGAGTTAGGTCAAAAACAGGCAAAAAGCTTAGAGATCGAATTTATGAATGATCTTGTGATTGAGGCAGAAAAACATGATAAGGAAATTTTACTTCGAACAAAGCAAGGAACAGAGTATAAAACAAAAACCTTGTTAATTTCGACTGGGATAAAAGATCAGATTCCAACTATCAAAGATATCGAACCCTGCTTAGGGATATCTATATATGTTTGTCCTGATTGTGATGGGTATGAGGTTAGGGATAAGCATGTTTTATTATTAGGATCAGGAAGTACTGGAGCAAATCTTGCTTTAACATTAACTTACTGGACAAACCAAATCACATTCATTAATCATGATTCAAAGGAACTTGAACAAGATATGAAAAATAAGCTTATGCAACATAATATAACGATCATCAATGAACAAATTGCAGCAGTGATCGCTGAAAATGAATCATCATTTAAAGGTGTTAAGCTGAAAAATGGTCAAACTGTTAGTGGGGATAGAGGATTTATCGGATTTGGCGGCAACCATGTTCACTCTGAGTTAGCAAAGCAACTAGGAGTCGAGTTGCTAGAGAATAAGCATGTCCTAGTAGATCCGCGAACAAAAGAAACAAATATTACAAATGTGTGGGCTGCTGGTGATGTTGTTGCCCATTCAGAACAGGTTACAATTGCAATGGCTGATGGATGCCAGGCAGCAATCTGGATCCATAAACGACTTTTGAAGGGTACATAA